GTACTTCGTCGTCGGTGCTTTCGCGGTTACCGGCGTTCTTGCCGACCATCTCGGCCTCGGCGATCAGGGTGCTGAGCAAGGTGGCGCGGAGGCTGTCGGCGGCTTTGCGCGCGAGCAGGGAATCCTTTTTCAGTTGGGCGAGCAGGCTCATGGAACTCTCCTGGGGGATAGGGTTGAAACGGTTCAAACGGTTGGAATCTGCGGGTGGAGGCGGCGCGGTGCGGGGCGCGGGCTGCGGCAGTTTAGCGCAGCGTGCGGGCCGGCGCTCGGCGGGGGCGGGGCAGTCGGCTGTGCCAGGGGCTGGCGGACTGTGACCGGCCGGCGCTGCCGCCGGGGTGTCGTCGATTCCGGCCTGCTCAGTCGATGTTGAGCGGGGCCGGGCAGTCGAGCGCTTCGCAGGCGGCGCGCAGCAGCTCGGCTTCGATCGGGGCGAGGCGTCCGTCCTCGATCGCCGCCTCGGCCATCGCGTACACCAGGCGACGGCGGAACGGGGGAGCGGTGGCGGCGAGCTGGGCGAAGGCGCGGTCGAGCGCGGGAAAGTCGATTTCACCGGCTTCCAGCAGGGGGCCGAGCGCATCGAGTGGGGCGGCTGCGGCGCTGCGGGCATAGGCGGCGCGGGTGGCGGCCGCGTCGTGCTGGCCGGCGATGGCGATCACCGACAGCAGCAGTGCAGTGTGGCGGCGCAGTTCGGCCGGGCTGGCTGCGAGTGCGGGCGCCGGCGAGCGGGGCTGGAGCGCATCGCGCAGCAGACGCACGAGGACGTATTCGCCGAGGGCGAGCCAGCCGTCGGTGCCGGCGAGGGCATCGAGGAGTGTGATGAAGCGCTCGCGTGCGTCACGGTCGAGCTCGCGCAGCGCTCCGAGAGCGAGCTCGATCAGCGGCAGCCGCATGCCGGGGTCAAGCGCAGCCACCGTGGCGTATTCGAGTTCGGTGCGCAAGGCGAGCGGATCGTCGACTGCCGCAGCGACCTTTTGCAGCTGGCGCTGGCGGATGCCGGGATCGCGGTCGAGGAGCAGGGCGAGGCAGATCGCCTGGGCGCCGGAAGGCTCCTGCAGCGACTGGCGAAGCGCTCCGTCCAGACGGGCGATCCGGACCTGGGCCTGGGCGAGGTGCTCGGGCTGGAGCTGGCCGATCGCGGCCGTGAACGCGGCTGCCGTTTCTGCCGTAGGGGGGCCTGCTGCAGCCGCGGTGCTGGCCGGTGGGGTGGCGGAAAGTGGGTGATCGGGAAGTGGGTGGTCGGGGAGAAAGCGTGGATCGATGCGGCGGATGCGCTCCGCGAGCGGGGGATGGGTGGCGAACAGCGCCGACAAGTGCCCGCTGGCGCCGAACAGCATGTGGCTGACTTCTTCCGCACGGGGGTGGCCGATGTTCGCACCGTACCCGGCGATGCGCCGGAGTGCGCCGGCGAGGCCGGCCGGGTTGCGGGTGAATTGGACCGCTGCGGCGTCGGCGAGGAATTCGCGCTGGCGTGAGACCGCGGCCTTGATCAGCTGGCCGCACAGCACGCCGACGTGGCCGACGGCGACCAGCAAGAGGCCGAGGAGGGCGAAGGGCGAGCGGCTTTTGCCGCCCCGGCCGCCGCCGCGCAGCAGCATGCGGCCGATCAGGGAGAGCACGAGGATGCCGTGCAGCAGGCCGATCAGGCGCAGGTTGAGGCGCATGTCGCCGTTCAGGATGTGGCTGAACTCGTGGGCGACGACGCCCTGCAGCTCGTCCCGGTCGAGCTTTTCGAGCGCGCCGCGGGTGAGCG
The window above is part of the Thauera aromatica K172 genome. Proteins encoded here:
- a CDS encoding M48 family metallopeptidase, giving the protein MDFFAAQDHARRQSRLLILWFALAVVLIIVVVHAGAALLLFPGEDGSVATSRLLDPAQFLATAAVVGGVILLASLYRIARLAAGGGEAVARTLGGRPLARATPDPRERRLLNIVDEMAVASGLPAPPVYVLDGEPGINAFAAGTRPQQAVVALTRGALEKLDRDELQGVVAHEFSHILNGDMRLNLRLIGLLHGILVLSLIGRMLLRGGGRGGKSRSPFALLGLLLVAVGHVGVLCGQLIKAAVSRQREFLADAAAVQFTRNPAGLAGALRRIAGYGANIGHPRAEEVSHMLFGASGHLSALFATHPPLAERIRRIDPRFLPDHPLPDHPLSATPPASTAAAAGPPTAETAAAFTAAIGQLQPEHLAQAQVRIARLDGALRQSLQEPSGAQAICLALLLDRDPGIRQRQLQKVAAAVDDPLALRTELEYATVAALDPGMRLPLIELALGALRELDRDARERFITLLDALAGTDGWLALGEYVLVRLLRDALQPRSPAPALAASPAELRRHTALLLSVIAIAGQHDAAATRAAYARSAAAAPLDALGPLLEAGEIDFPALDRAFAQLAATAPPFRRRLVYAMAEAAIEDGRLAPIEAELLRAACEALDCPAPLNID